In Leptodesmis sichuanensis A121, the following are encoded in one genomic region:
- a CDS encoding divergent PAP2 family protein yields the protein MQDFGDILHNQVLLVAIAACLIAQALKIAVDLAKNGKLNIRALVETGGMPSAHSAFVTALAAGVGQTLGWASPEFAIAVVFAAIVMYDAAGVRQAAGKQARVLNQIIDEFFEGDHQLSEARLKELLGHTPFQVIAGSVLGVAISWFAEWAY from the coding sequence ATGCAGGACTTTGGCGACATTCTTCACAACCAGGTGCTGCTGGTTGCAATTGCAGCCTGTTTAATAGCTCAAGCACTCAAAATTGCCGTTGACCTGGCCAAAAATGGCAAACTCAACATCCGCGCCCTAGTCGAAACAGGCGGAATGCCCAGTGCTCATTCTGCGTTTGTGACTGCCCTCGCGGCTGGAGTCGGTCAAACCCTTGGCTGGGCCAGTCCTGAATTTGCGATCGCGGTGGTGTTTGCGGCGATCGTCATGTACGATGCAGCAGGCGTGCGGCAGGCCGCAGGTAAACAGGCTCGTGTGCTCAACCAGATCATCGACGAATTTTTTGAAGGCGATCACCAACTCTCAGAAGCCCGCCTAAAGGAACTCCTGGGCCACACTCCCTTTCAAGTGATTGCCGGTTCTGTTCTGGGAGTCGCCATTTCCTGGTTTGCCGAGTGGGCGTATTAG
- a CDS encoding thiamine phosphate synthase, with protein MDKVVEMPDRPNHRFVQPALYRILDANLDRAREGLRVIEEWCRFALDDATLVEACKALRQEIAHWHTSELRAARDTPDDVGTDLTHPDEATRSDVQQVLQANLCRIQEALRVLEEYGKVYHPEMGAACKQMRYRIYTLESTLMVYERHQKLKDARLYLVTSPSDTLFATVEAALQGGLTLVQYRDKESEDLVRLERAAKLCNLCHQYQALFIVNDRVDLALAVNADGVHLGQQDIPLSLARQLLGSQRIIGRSTKNPEEMQRAIQEGADYIGVGPVYETPTKAGRAAAGLDYVRYAVDHATIPWFAIGGIDLTNLAEVLAAGAERVAVVRAIMQAESPTSATQSFLDRLTLKLGRRSPLLQ; from the coding sequence GTGGATAAGGTTGTTGAAATGCCCGATCGCCCGAATCATCGATTTGTTCAACCCGCGCTGTATCGCATTCTGGATGCCAATTTAGATCGCGCCCGTGAAGGCTTGCGGGTGATTGAAGAATGGTGCCGTTTTGCGCTGGACGATGCAACCCTGGTGGAAGCGTGTAAAGCCCTGCGACAGGAGATAGCCCACTGGCACACCTCAGAATTACGAGCCGCCAGAGACACGCCCGATGATGTGGGTACGGATTTAACCCATCCGGATGAAGCCACGCGATCGGATGTGCAGCAGGTGCTTCAGGCCAATCTCTGTCGCATCCAGGAAGCTTTAAGGGTGCTGGAAGAATACGGCAAGGTATATCACCCGGAGATGGGCGCGGCCTGCAAACAAATGCGGTATCGAATTTACACCCTGGAAAGTACGTTGATGGTGTATGAGCGGCATCAGAAGCTGAAGGATGCTCGACTGTATTTAGTGACTTCTCCCTCAGACACTTTATTCGCCACTGTGGAAGCTGCTTTGCAGGGTGGCCTAACTCTGGTGCAATACCGGGATAAGGAGTCAGAGGATCTGGTACGCCTGGAACGGGCCGCCAAGTTGTGTAACCTGTGCCATCAGTATCAAGCACTGTTTATTGTCAACGATCGCGTCGATCTGGCCTTAGCTGTGAATGCGGATGGAGTCCATCTGGGCCAGCAAGACATTCCCCTTTCCTTAGCGAGACAGTTGTTAGGAAGCCAGCGAATCATTGGCCGCTCCACCAAGAACCCGGAGGAGATGCAACGAGCGATTCAAGAAGGGGCTGATTATATCGGTGTGGGGCCAGTCTATGAGACTCCAACAAAAGCAGGACGGGCGGCGGCGGGTCTGGACTATGTTCGATACGCCGTGGATCACGCGACGATTCCCTGGTTTGCGATCGGCGGTATTGACCTGACCAATCTAGCTGAAGTGCTGGCCGCCGGAGCGGAACGGGTTGCCGTTGTCCGAGCTATCATGCAGGCGGAATCTCCTACCTCGGCAACACAATCCTTTTTAGACAGGCTCACCCTTAAATTGGGCCGCAGATCGCCTTTGCTGCAGTAG
- a CDS encoding linear amide C-N hydrolase, whose amino-acid sequence MTNLTSRVIHRAMSGILATTLLGVVLLQPAANACTRILWNNNKLAVVVGRTMDWPESTQPILTVFPRGMKRDGGLLASEVVVKENPARWTSKYGSVVTTAYGVGTVDGLNEKGLGVHLLYLKATDFGPRDVSKAGLQAGLWGQYLLDNAATVKEALELMQKIQPVMVTYQGIKATLHLSIEDASGDSAIIEYVNGKPQVHHGREFLVMTNDPPYEEQLALLKKWELDFANATRQTMLPGNVDPSHRFVRATYFERFLPEPKNQQEAIAGILAIARNVSVPFGAPNNAPGTLYNTEYRTAIDLTNKRYFFELSTSPNVVWLDLAQFNLNPGAPVMVLNPDNIALSGNVTTKFQKALKAPF is encoded by the coding sequence ATGACGAACCTAACTTCCAGAGTGATTCACCGAGCAATGTCTGGCATACTGGCCACGACCCTGCTTGGGGTTGTCCTGCTGCAACCTGCTGCGAATGCTTGTACCCGTATTCTCTGGAATAACAATAAGCTTGCCGTCGTGGTCGGGCGAACGATGGACTGGCCTGAATCGACTCAGCCGATCCTGACTGTTTTTCCGCGAGGGATGAAACGAGACGGCGGACTACTGGCATCTGAGGTAGTGGTGAAGGAGAACCCGGCTCGCTGGACTTCTAAGTACGGTAGCGTTGTTACGACTGCCTATGGAGTGGGCACGGTCGATGGGTTGAATGAAAAAGGCTTGGGAGTCCATCTGCTTTACTTAAAAGCGACTGATTTTGGGCCACGGGATGTCAGTAAGGCAGGACTTCAGGCCGGACTCTGGGGACAGTATCTGTTGGACAACGCCGCTACGGTGAAAGAAGCCCTGGAACTCATGCAAAAGATTCAACCTGTGATGGTCACTTATCAGGGAATTAAAGCAACGTTGCATCTGTCGATTGAGGATGCCAGTGGAGATTCAGCCATCATCGAATATGTCAATGGGAAACCCCAGGTACACCACGGGCGTGAGTTCCTCGTCATGACCAACGACCCCCCTTATGAGGAGCAGTTAGCCCTGCTGAAGAAATGGGAGTTAGACTTTGCGAATGCCACTCGCCAAACCATGCTACCGGGCAACGTTGACCCCAGTCATCGCTTTGTTCGAGCCACGTATTTCGAGCGCTTTTTACCTGAACCGAAAAACCAGCAGGAAGCGATCGCGGGTATTCTGGCGATCGCCCGGAATGTCTCTGTTCCCTTCGGTGCGCCTAACAACGCTCCCGGCACTCTCTACAATACCGAGTATCGAACGGCGATCGACCTCACTAACAAGCGTTATTTCTTCGAGTTGTCCACCAGTCCCAACGTGGTTTGGCTCGATCTGGCCCAGTTCAATCTCAACCCTGGTGCCCCTGTCATGGTGCTTAACCCAGACAACATTGCCCTATCAGGAAACGTGACAACAAAGTTCCAGAAGGCTCTAAAAGCCCCATTCTGA